In a single window of the Mus musculus strain C57BL/6J chromosome 6, GRCm38.p6 C57BL/6J genome:
- the Iffo1 gene encoding intermediate filament family orphan 1 isoform X6, translated as MNPLFGPNLFLLQQEQQGLAGPLGDPLGGDHFAGGGDLASAPLASAGPSAYSPPGPGPAPPAAMALRNDLGSNINVLKTLNLRFRCFLAKVHELERRNRLLEKQLQQALEEGKQGRRGLARRDQAVQTGFISPIRPLGLPLSSRPAAVCPPSARVLGSPSRSPAGPLASSAACHTSSSTSTSTAFSSSTRFMPGTIWSFSHARRLGPGLEPTLVQGPGLSWVHPDGVGVQIDTITPEIRALYNVLAKVKRERDEYKRSSVALLSEARRSLCRQSAGGSDEITHTGIALGAEPAWSSSTPASISMTMECAPSPG; from the exons ATGAATCCGTTATTTGGTCCCAACCTCTTCCTCCTACAGCAGGAGCAGCAAGGCTTGGCCGGGCCGCTGGGGGACCCTCTGGGAGGTGACCACTTTGCCGGGGGAGGGGACTTAGCCTCGGCTCCGCTTGCCTCGGCCGGCCCCTCTGCCTATTCGCCTCCGGGGCCTGGTCCGGCGCCCCCCGCAGCCATGGCTCTCCGCAACGACCTAGGCTCCAACATCAACGTACTGAAGACCCTGAACCTCCGGTTTCGCTGCTTCCTAGCCAAGGTGCACGAGCTAGAGCGCCGAAATCGGCTGCTGGAGAAACAGCTGCAGCAGGCTCTAGAGGAGGGTAAGCAGGGCAGGCGGGGCCTGGCCCGCCGTGACCAGGCGGTACAGACCGGCTTCATCAGCCCGATCCGGCCCCTGGGGCTGCCCCTGAGCTCCCGGCCGGCCGCCGTGTGCCCCCCATCAGCGCGGGTGCTGGGCTCGCCCTCCCGCTCGCCAGCTGGACCCTTAGCATCCTCTGCCGCCTGCCACACATCATCCTCCACTTCCACATCCACTGCCTTCTCCTCGTCGACCCGCTTCATGCCTGGCACCATCTGGTCCTTCTCTCACGCCCGCCGGCTTGGACCAGGACTGGAACCCACGCTGGTGCAAGGGCCTGGCCTGTCGTGGGTACACCCTGACGGGGTGGGCGTCCAGATCGACACCATCACCCCTGAGATCCGTGCCCTGTACAACGTGCTGGCCAAAGTGAAGCGGGAGCGGGACGAGTACAAGCGAAG CTCCGTTGCCCTCCtttctgaggccagaagaagccTGTGCAGGCAGAGTGCAGGCGGAAGTGATGAGATCACGCACACAGGCATTGCCTTGGGTGCTGAACCTGCATGGTCAAGCAGCACCCCAGCTTCCATCTCCATGACGATGGAATGTGCACCTAGCCCTGGGTAG